The Tachyglossus aculeatus isolate mTacAcu1 chromosome 22, mTacAcu1.pri, whole genome shotgun sequence genome window below encodes:
- the LOC119944002 gene encoding olfactory receptor 4S2-like encodes MGKINNVTEFELLGFSQNVEVQKACFVIFFLFYTIILLGNILIMLTICFGKLYRSPMYFFLTYLSLIDLCYSSVTAPKMIRDLISERKTISYEGCLMQLFGVHFFGSTEIFLLTVMAYDRYVAICKPLHYLNIMNRSVCNKMLVGTWVAGLIHSIVQLSLVVPLPFCGPNVIDHYFCDVHPMLKLACANAYVAGVVDTANSGTITLGSFLILLFSYAVILWSLRHQSKEGRRKALSTCGSHMAVVIIFFGPCTFMYMRPDTTFSGDKMVAIFYTIITPMLNPLIYTLRNAVVKNAMKKLWSRKLVLQK; translated from the coding sequence ATGGGAAAGATAAACAATGTCACAGAATTTGAGCTCTTGGGATTTTCACAGAACGTAGAAGTGCAGAAGGCATGTTTTGTGATATTTTTCCTCTTCTATACCATCATCCTTCTGGGAAACATCCTCATCATGCTGACCATCTGTTTCGGAAAACTCTACCggtcacccatgtacttcttcctcacctatCTGTCTCTGATAGATCTTTGCTACTCCTCCGTCACGGCCCCCAAGATGATCAGAGACCTGATCTCAGAGAGGAAAACCATCTCCTATGAGGGGTGTTTGATGCAACTTTTTGGTGTCCATTTCTTTGGTTCCACCGAGATCTTCCTCCTTacagtgatggcctatgaccgttacgtggccatctgcaaacccctccATTACCTGAACATCATGAACCGGTCTGTGTGCAATAAAATGCTTGTGGGCACATGGGTCGCGGGCCTCATCCACTCCATAGTTCAGTTGTCCCTGGTTGTCCCACTGCCCTTCTGTGGACCCAATGTGATCGATCACTATTTTTGTGATGTCCATCCCATGCTGAAACTCGCCTGTGCCAACGCCTACGTCGCTGGTGTTGTAGACACAGCCAATAGTGGGACAATAACTCTGGGGAGCTTTCTTATCTTGCTCTTCTCTTATGCTGTCATATTGTGGTCCCTGAGACATCAGAGCAAAGAAGGACGGCGAAAAGCTCTCTCTACCTGCGGTTCTCACATGGCTGTGGTCATCATCTTCTTTGGTCCCTGTACTTTTATGTACATGAGACCGGACACCACTTTTTCAGGAGATAAAATGGTTGCCATATTTTATACCATCATCACCCCCATGTTAAACCCTCtgatctacactctgaggaatgCAGTGGTGAAGAATGCCATGAAGAAGTTGTGGAGTAGGAAACTGGTTTTGCAAAAATGA
- the LOC119943930 gene encoding olfactory receptor 4C11-like has translation MAIPNNVTEFVLLGPTQDPEKQKVIFAVFLIFYLATLFGNFLIVVTIKTSPTLESPMYYFLTYLSFSDACLFSSMAPKLIVDSLSDKKAITFGGCITQLFAVYFFGCMGILFLILMAYDWYMAICKPLLYTTIMNQHLCGILVDLVWVGAFLHSSSQLFLTLILSFCGPNVINHYFCDVQHLMKLACSDTHLVNLLFISNSAVICTSCFVVLMASYVVILYSLRSKGVEGRHKALSTCSSHILVATLCFGPCIFIYTQPQTTFSVDKYVLVFYTIVTSLLNSLIYTLRTAEVKTEMGKLWSRKLIPGELLGRF, from the coding sequence ATGGCTATCCCAAACAATGTTACAGAATTTGTTCTATTGGGACCGACCcaggatccagagaagcagaaggTCATCTTTGCTGTTTTCTTGATATTTTACTTGGCTACCCTGTTTGGAAACTTCCTCATTGTGGTGACCATCAAGACTAGCCCGACTCTTGAATCCCCTATGTATTATTTCCTGACCTATTTGTCATTTTCAGATGCCTGTCTATTCTCTAGCATGGCCCCCAAACTGATTGTAGACTCTCTTTCAGACAAGAAGGCCATCACTTTTGGGGGCTGCATAACACAACTCTTTGCAGTTTATTTCTTTGGCTGCATGGGAATCCTGTTCCTCATTCTGATGGCCTATGACTGGTACATGGCCATCTGCAAGCCCCTcctctacaccaccatcatgaatcAGCATCTGTGTGGCATTCTGGTGGACTTAGTCTGGGTAGGGGCTTTCTTGCATTCTTCCTCCCAGCTTTTCCTTACCCTGATCCTATCATTCTGTGGTCCCAATGTGATCAATCATTATTTCTGTGATGTGCAACACTTGATGAAACTCGCCTGCTCTGACACTCACTTGGTGAACCTGCTGTTCATTTCCAACAGTGCGGTCATCTGTACCTCGTGTTTTGTAGTGCTTATGGCATCCTATGTGGTCATCTTGTACTCTCTGAGGTCTAAGGGGGTTGAAGGAAGAcataaagccctctccacctgcagctCCCACATTCTTGTGGCCACCTTATGCTTTGGTCCCTGTATATTCATATACACCCAGCCCCAGACCACCTTCTCTGTGGATAAATATGTGTTAGTCTTTTATACGATCGTTACTTCCTTGTTAAACTCTTTGATCTACACTCTGAGGACTGCAGAGGTGaaaactgagatgggaaagttatggaGCCGAAAATTGATTCCTGGGGAGTTATtaggaagattttga